The DNA segment TCCTAGGTAGCCCCGTATATGCTCTTTACCGTCCTAATCGCCTGCACTGTCTCAAGTACATCATGAACTCTTACGATAGAAATACCCTTGAGCATTGATATTATTACTGAACAGACGGATCCTATCAATCTTTGCTCAGCAAGCGGGCTTCCCAGGATTTCTCCTATAAAGGATTTTCGCGAGGTTCCGATGCAGACCGGAAACCCGAGCCGGCAGAATTCCTCAAGCTTTCTTATGATTTCGAGGTTCTGCGGGGTGGTTTTTCCGAATCCGATACCCGGGTCAATTATTATGTGGTCCCGTGGCACTCCCGCTGCCATTGCCGTCTGGGTCGAATTCAAAAGAAAGTCCGTTATGTCGGGAATAAGCGAACTGTATTGGGTTTTCTCCTGCATGTCCAGCGGTCGCGAACTCGTGTGGGTGAGTACGATTGCGGCTCCTTTCTCCGATACTTTCTGCGCCACCTGCGGTTCGAAACTCAGTCCGCTTATATCGTTTACCATCGAGGCTCCGCACC comes from the Candidatus Dadabacteria bacterium genome and includes:
- the folP gene encoding dihydropteroate synthase, which codes for MGIVNMTPDSFYDGGAYNDPQKALGRIASLIRDGADIIDIGGESTRPGSLGVSTEEELDRVIPVIEAASAEFDTVISVDTTKAAVAEEALGCGASMVNDISGLSFEPQVAQKVSEKGAAIVLTHTSSRPLDMQEKTQYSSLIPDITDFLLNSTQTAMAAGVPRDHIIIDPGIGFGKTTPQNLEIIRKLEEFCRLGFPVCIGTSRKSFIGEILGSPLAEQRLIGSVCSVIISMLKGISIVRVHDVLETVQAIRTVKSIYGAT